From the Nodularia sp. NIES-3585 genome, one window contains:
- a CDS encoding methyl-accepting chemotaxis protein, which translates to MAASLNDYLDSYNQARTAYAQQKYEVAATLVDEVVQNVPDDANCHLLRGHIYYVLQQYDVAQQEYQKVLQLSDDQEVIGFANNGLQSINEYEEELGLAVGTEENHQLEQINVTGISDHLESDPPELEDLGMFANLDSNSTFAMDSLAEPQPFIDVEELSLSNPFEIAEDSVSFNQTSDSTTSLREDPFALNQNQSRTESHTNGEDEQVELDLPVFWQKEIELERVDEPETTRALSDTATEYSQENSLDYDENVQDTTFAEVSSSTSSSLETTPENLTEETDKEPNLANFDLQTNSQEDETLLMAQENLKLDSTEPNNLSNNSSDNFSQSDSNNWLEKIEGEEISSSLNGNYSPRDQHIASNSAVDIDNFDDGFDFEAFKSAFGSDGDTNSLLKGENSQSNIEFLDDFDEFDDLGNIPGFDLTETNSSFDDVAMLSGSLDSSGNLQQAKNPVSNPKNEPKERDDELFSITGSENGEQEAVPIFNEKNVSQLEPNVSVEQGWLAPLENASLDVKPWFVAGTVGIFSALVVATVSFVTTNFAPPEQRESVRNTGWAMSLAAGVAGFGTAAFMGNLTLKQIRRTTKDLQAQFDAVRLGNLDVQATVYSEDELGRLSTGFNEMARVIFKTTHDAQRKADEQEEAKENLQRQVIRLLDDVEGAARGDLTVQAEVTADVLGAVADAFNLTIQNLRDIVQQVKVAAKEVTKGATNSETFARALSSDALRQAEELGVTLNSVQVMTDSIQRVAEAAREAEIVAGDASAIALKGGEAVENTVAGILEIRETVAETTRKVKRLAESSQEISKIVALISQIASRTNLLALNASIEAARAGDAGRGFAIVADEVRQLADKSAKSLKEIEQIVMQIQSETGSVMTAMEEGTQQVIKGTKLAEEAKRSLENIIQVANRIDTLVRSITSDTVEQTETSRAVAHVMQSVELTAQETSQEAQRVSGALQLLVGVSRDLISSVERFRVETLESK; encoded by the coding sequence ACCAGATGACGCTAATTGCCATTTGTTACGGGGTCATATCTACTACGTTTTGCAGCAGTACGATGTTGCACAACAAGAGTATCAAAAAGTTTTACAGTTGTCTGATGATCAAGAAGTTATTGGTTTTGCCAATAATGGGTTGCAAAGTATCAATGAATACGAAGAAGAACTGGGATTAGCGGTTGGGACTGAAGAAAATCATCAGCTAGAGCAAATAAATGTTACAGGAATTTCTGATCATCTGGAGTCTGACCCACCAGAACTAGAAGATTTGGGGATGTTTGCTAACTTAGATAGCAACAGCACCTTTGCAATGGATTCCTTGGCAGAGCCTCAGCCATTCATAGATGTAGAAGAGCTATCCTTAAGCAATCCATTTGAGATCGCCGAAGACAGCGTTTCATTCAATCAAACCTCAGATTCAACCACATCTTTAAGGGAAGATCCTTTTGCTTTGAATCAAAATCAAAGCCGGACAGAATCTCATACCAATGGGGAAGATGAGCAAGTTGAACTAGATTTACCCGTTTTCTGGCAAAAGGAGATTGAACTAGAAAGGGTAGATGAGCCAGAAACTACTAGGGCTTTATCAGATACTGCAACAGAATACTCTCAGGAAAATTCTTTAGATTATGATGAAAATGTCCAAGATACAACTTTTGCCGAAGTCAGTTCTTCAACCAGCAGTAGTTTAGAAACTACTCCGGAGAATTTGACTGAAGAAACTGACAAAGAGCCAAATCTGGCAAATTTTGACCTACAAACAAATAGCCAGGAAGACGAAACGTTACTGATGGCCCAGGAGAATCTCAAACTAGATTCCACCGAACCAAATAATTTGAGTAATAATTCTTCAGATAATTTCTCTCAGTCCGATTCTAATAATTGGTTAGAGAAAATAGAAGGTGAAGAAATATCCTCAAGTTTAAATGGTAATTATTCGCCAAGAGACCAGCATATTGCCAGTAATTCTGCGGTTGATATAGATAACTTTGATGATGGTTTTGATTTTGAAGCCTTTAAATCTGCTTTTGGCTCTGATGGAGATACCAATAGTTTACTAAAGGGCGAAAATTCTCAGAGTAATATCGAGTTTTTAGATGACTTTGATGAATTTGATGATTTAGGAAACATTCCCGGATTTGACTTAACAGAAACAAATTCTAGCTTTGATGATGTGGCGATGCTTTCGGGTTCATTAGACAGTAGTGGGAACTTACAACAAGCTAAAAACCCGGTATCTAACCCCAAAAATGAACCTAAAGAACGCGACGATGAACTGTTTTCTATTACTGGTTCAGAGAATGGCGAACAAGAAGCAGTTCCTATATTTAACGAAAAAAACGTCTCACAGCTAGAACCCAACGTTAGTGTTGAACAAGGCTGGCTAGCACCTTTAGAAAATGCCTCCCTAGATGTCAAACCCTGGTTTGTGGCTGGCACAGTGGGCATTTTCTCAGCCTTAGTTGTAGCTACAGTTAGCTTCGTAACTACCAACTTTGCGCCACCCGAACAACGGGAATCCGTGAGGAATACAGGCTGGGCGATGTCACTGGCTGCGGGTGTTGCTGGTTTTGGTACAGCAGCCTTTATGGGCAATCTGACACTCAAGCAAATTCGCCGGACTACCAAGGACTTGCAAGCTCAGTTTGATGCCGTCCGCCTCGGTAATCTTGATGTGCAAGCCACGGTGTATTCCGAAGATGAGTTAGGGCGGTTGTCTACTGGCTTTAATGAAATGGCTCGTGTGATTTTTAAAACTACACATGATGCCCAACGCAAAGCGGATGAACAAGAAGAAGCCAAAGAAAACCTGCAACGTCAAGTGATTCGCTTGTTAGATGATGTGGAAGGCGCTGCTAGAGGGGATTTGACAGTTCAAGCCGAAGTGACAGCCGATGTCCTAGGAGCCGTTGCCGATGCCTTTAATCTGACAATTCAAAACCTCCGGGATATTGTCCAACAAGTAAAAGTGGCAGCAAAGGAGGTAACAAAAGGTGCAACGAATTCCGAAACATTTGCTAGAGCTTTATCGAGTGATGCCTTGCGACAAGCAGAAGAGTTAGGAGTAACCTTAAATTCAGTCCAGGTGATGACTGACTCAATTCAAAGGGTAGCGGAAGCAGCACGGGAAGCAGAAATTGTGGCTGGTGATGCCAGTGCGATCGCACTCAAAGGTGGGGAAGCAGTGGAAAATACTGTGGCAGGTATTTTAGAAATTCGCGAAACTGTAGCGGAAACTACCCGCAAGGTGAAGCGACTAGCTGAATCTTCCCAAGAAATTTCTAAAATTGTGGCGTTAATTTCTCAAATTGCCTCCCGGACCAATTTACTGGCACTCAACGCCAGTATTGAGGCAGCTAGAGCCGGTGATGCCGGACGTGGGTTTGCCATTGTGGCAGACGAAGTGCGTCAGCTAGCAGACAAATCTGCCAAATCCTTAAAGGAAATTGAACAGATTGTCATGCAAATCCAGAGCGAAACTGGCTCAGTCATGACCGCAATGGAAGAAGGCACACAACAGGTAATTAAAGGCACTAAATTGGCAGAAGAAGCCAAGCGATCGCTGGAAAATATTATTCAAGTCGCGAATCGTATTGATACTTTAGTGCGCTCCATTACCAGCGACACAGTAGAACAAACAGAAACTTCTCGTGCTGTCGCCCACGTTATGCAATCAGTGGAACTCACAGCTCAAGAAACCTCCCAAGAAGCACAGCGCGTTTCAGGCGCACTACAACTTTTAGTAGGTGTTTCCCGTGACTTGATATCCTCCGTAGAGCGTTTCCGCGTGGAAACCCTCGAATCTAAGTAA